Proteins found in one Heptranchias perlo isolate sHepPer1 chromosome 23, sHepPer1.hap1, whole genome shotgun sequence genomic segment:
- the LOC137341296 gene encoding uncharacterized protein — MARAWPWGSFSIWLLSAYFSTHDVCAAPMDSPPCLTQSDLRRLSEGPKRLPPSNECMLNCTVHTYMKILRQQKRLTVRLHNSVTASENEYCWPSYLRCRNGEQLDKAFVFLDTDEGKVNSSASYGLSSATAMSAQGVHMTPQVTSSIMSEQCGIKFDTTNLFNTAASNFCVQVTCQDTISTSCDSLNTTLKCPPFLATIWSRFY; from the exons ATGGCTCGGGCCTGGCCGTGGGGGTCATTCAGCATCTGGTTGCTATCCGCTTACTTCAGCACACATGACGTCTGCGCAGCACCGATGGACTCGCCTCCCTGTCTCACCCAGAGTGACCTGCGCAGATTGTCGGAAGGTCCAAAGAGGCTGCCTCCTTCAAACGAGTGCATGCTGAACTGCACTGTGCATACTTACATGAAGATCCTCCGACAGCAGAAGAGACTGACCGTCCGTTTACATAACTCAGTGACAG CCAGTGAGAACGAGTACTGTTGGCCTTCTTACCTGCGTTGCCGGAATGGAGAGCAGCTGGACAAAGCCTTCGTGTTCTTAGACACCGATGAGGGAAAAGTCAACTCGTCTGCGAGTTATGGGCTGAGCTCAGCGACGGCTATGTCAGCCCAGGGGGTACACATGACCCCACAGGTCACCAGCTCGATAATGAGTGAGCAGTGTGGCATTAAGTTCGACACGACAAACCTTTTCAACACCGCGGCCAGTAACTTCTGCGTGCAGGTCACCTGCCAGGACACTATTTCCACATCTTGCGACTCTCTGAATACCACTCTTAAATGCCCACCGTTCTTGGCTACCATTTGGTCCAGGTTCTACTAG